Proteins found in one Methanomassiliicoccus sp. genomic segment:
- a CDS encoding Rrf2 family transcriptional regulator, whose amino-acid sequence MSARIDGAYYDEAQDGARLTTQLERVRHVLEDGRWHTVAAIAQLIDAPEPSVSAQIRNLRKEENGGYTIETKRAGGGLFVYRLVRGEER is encoded by the coding sequence ATGTCCGCCCGCATTGACGGGGCATATTACGACGAGGCGCAGGATGGCGCACGCCTCACCACTCAGCTCGAACGTGTAAGGCACGTCCTCGAGGACGGGCGCTGGCATACCGTCGCCGCCATCGCCCAGCTCATAGACGCCCCGGAACCGTCCGTGAGCGCCCAGATCCGGAACCTGCGTAAGGAGGAGAACGGCGGCTACACGATCGAGACCAAGCGGGCCGGGGGCGGCCTGTTCGTTTACAGGCTCGTGCGGGGTGAGGAACGTTGA
- a CDS encoding DUF4102 domain-containing protein, which produces MTTGAKYYVQVPRPSPIGGINMLTLGPYISLTKARAALEVHKKKLTALMNTAQGWPSICIVKVMEEHHVAEAGP; this is translated from the coding sequence TTGACCACTGGCGCGAAATATTACGTTCAGGTCCCTCGCCCTTCCCCCATCGGCGGCATCAACATGCTAACGCTGGGTCCGTACATCTCGCTCACAAAGGCCCGGGCCGCGCTGGAGGTGCATAAGAAAAAGCTTACCGCCCTGATGAACACTGCCCAGGGCTGGCCGAGCATCTGCATCGTCAAGGTCATGGAGGAGCACCACGTGGCGGAGGCCGGACCATGA